The Azospirillum humicireducens DNA segment AGTTCGGTGCGGTCGACATAGGCCTGGTCGTCGGGCTCGAAATGGCCGCGCAGGCGGTAGGTCATCGCCTCAAGCAGGAAAGGCTTGCCGGTGCGGCGGATGCTGTCGATGGCGGCGCTGGCGGCGTCGAACATGGCAAGCGGGTCGTTGCCGTCGACGACTGCACTCTCCACCCCCAGCGCCGCGGCATGGCCGGCGATCCCGTCCGCCAGCATGGTTTCCTTGCGGTGGACGAAGGCCTGCCACTGGTTGTTCTCGCAGACATAGAGGATCGGCAGCGTCCACACCGCGGCGAGGTTCAGCGATTCCTGGAAACGCCCTTCGGTGGCGGCGCCGTCGCCGAAGAAGCAGGCGACGATGCCCGGCTTGCCCAGCATCCTGCGCGACAGCCCGACCCCGGTCGCTAGCGCCAGCTCGCCGCCGACGATGGTGGAGGTCAGCACGACGCCGAGATCCTTGGCGGAGATGTGCAGCGACCCGCTCTTGCCGCCGCAATAGCCGTCGCGCTTGCCCATCACCTCCGCCAGCATGCGGCCGGGATCGGCGCCGCGGGCCAGCAGATGGCCGGCGCTGCGGTGGTTGGTGAGGATCAGGTCGTCGGCGGTCAATGCCGACACGACGCCGACGGCTGCTGCCTCCTGCCCCACGGAGGTGCAGGTTCCGGCGGCGCGTCCGCGGCCATGCAGGTCGATCAGCGTCTCTTCATAGGCCCGGATCAGCATCATGCGTTCCAGGGCCTGGACGGGGTCCAGTGGATGAATGCTCATGGTGGTCTCCCTGAATTCGGAGACCGTTCGGATGCGGGAATTCTATTTTGCGGCGCCTTAATGCCCCTCTTCAGCGAAGCGGCGGGGCCAGCGGCGATGTTGCATTCCGAACGGTCCGTGTTCGGAAGCGACCATAGGCATGCTAATCGAACTTCCGGTACTAACTGTTTCTTATCGGAATGCTAAATGTTTATTAAGTGTCGCGGCCGATATAATTATCTGAATCATATCGATTTCTTCAGCGCCGCGACCAGCGTGTCAGCCATCCGGCCAGCCGGTCGAACCCGGCGTCGATCACCACGGCAAGTGCGGCAACGATCAAAGCGCCCTGGATGACATAGGCCTGATTGGAACCGTTCAGCCCGACGATGATGGGAAGGCCGAGGGTCTTGGCCCCGACGGTGGAGGCGATGGCGGCGGTGCCGACATTGATGATGACGGCGGTGCGCACGCCGGCCAGGATCACCGGGGCGGCCAGCGGCAGCTCCACCTTGAACAGCACCTCCGCCGGTCCCATGCCGAGGCCGCGGGCGGAATCCAGCACCGCGGGCGATACGCCGTCCAGCCCGGCCACCGTGTTCTCCACCACCGGCAGCAGGGCGTAGAGAGTCAGCGCGATCAGCGCCGGCTCAGGGCCGAAGCCCATCACCGGAACGGCCAGCGCCAGCACCGCCACCGGCGGGAAGGTCTGGCCCATGGTGGCGATTGTTTCCAGCAGGCCGCGGAATTCCCGCCCCCAGGGGCGCGTGACGGCGATGCCGGCCCCGCCGCCCAGCAGGATGGCGGCAAGGCTGGAGAGGCCGACCAGCGCCATATGGTCGAGCGTCAGGCGGACGAAACTCTCCGCTTCGTAGAGCGGGCGGTCGAGGGCGGGATAGAGCGTGGCGAACAGCGGCTTCAGCGACGGCATGCCAAGCACCAGCGCAATCAGCGCCACCAGCCCCAGCATCAGCCGGTCGGTCAGGAACTCCCGCGGGGCCATGCCGGCGACGGTCATGCCGCCCGGTCCGGCGCAGGACGGACGAGGTCGGACAGGTGCAGCACCCCGGCCGGCCTGCCGTCGCCATCCACCACCGGCAGCCGCTCGGCGCCGCGGGAAACCATTTCCGACAGGGCGCGGTGAAGCGGGGTTTCGGACGGCAGCGGTTCGCCGCCCACGCGTTCCTGCGGCCGGGCGCGGTCGCCGGCCGTCTCCACCGCCAGCCGCTTCAACCCCCATTCCTCCCGCCCCACGAGGTCGCGCACCAGCGGGCTGGCCGGGCGGGTCAGGATCTCCAGCGGGGGGGCGCACTGGATCAGCCGGCCATGGTCCATCACCGCGATGCTGTCGCCCAGCCGCAACGCCTCGTCCATGTCGTGGGTGACGAAGACCACGGTGGTGCCGGTGCGGCGGTGGATGGCCGACAGTTCCGTTTGCAGGCTGGCGCGGGTGATCGGGTCCAGCGCGCTGAACGGCTCGTCCATCAGCAGGATGCGCGGTTCCGCCGCCAGCGCGCGGGCGACGCCGACGCGCTGCTGCTGCCCGCCGGACAGCTGGTGCGGATAGGCGGAGCGGTAGCGGCGCGGGTCGAGGTTCAGCAGTTCCAGCAGTTCCGTCACCCGGTCGCGGATGCGCGCCTTCGGCCAGCCCAGCAAGGCCGGCACGGTGGCGATGTTGCGCTCCACCGTCCAGTGCGGGAACAGGCCGACCGACTGGATGACATAGCCCATGCGCCGGCGCAGTTCCTCCGGCTTCAGGGAGGCGATGTCCTCGCCGTCGATGCGGATGGCGCCCTCGTCCGCCGGGATCAGGCGGTTGATCATGCGCAGCACCGTCGATTTGCCGGAGCCGGACGGGCCGATCAGCACGCGGAACTCGCCCTCCGCCACGGTGAAGGACACGGTATCCACCGCCGTCCAGGAGCCGAAGCGCTTGCTCACGCGCTCGAAATCGATCATGGCGCACTCCTTCCCGGCGGAAGACCGTTGTGGCTGGTGGCGGCGGCGATGCCGATCGACAGCAGGGCGTCGGCCGCCACCGCCAGCAGGATGACGGGAACGGCCCCCAGCAGCACAAGGTCCAGCGCGTTGGCGAAAAGCCCCTGGAACATGATGGCACCCAAGCCCCCGGCGCCGATCAGCGCCGCCACCGCGGCCAGCCCGACCGCCTGCACCACGGTGATGCGCAGGCCCGACAGGAAGACCGGCAGGGCCAGCGGCAGGTCGACGCGCAGGAAGATCTGGCGCGGCGTCAGCCCCATGCCCCTTGCGGCCTCCCGCACCGGGGCGGGCACGCCGTCCAGCCCGACCGCGGTGTTGCGGACGATGGGCAGCAGGGAATAGAGGGTCAGCGCGATCACCGCCGGCAGCGGTCCGACCCCGCTGATCCCGGAGCCCGGCAGCAGGGCGCCGAGTGCCGCCAGCGGAGCCATCAGCAGTCCGAACAACGCGATGGACGGCACCGTCTGCACGATGTTCAGCACCGGGAACACCGCGCGCCCGACCGCCTCCACCCGATGCGCCGCCACGCCGAGCGGAATGCCGACCAGCAGCGTCGGCACCAGCGCCGCCGCCACCAGTGCGGCGTGGCGCAGCACGGCGTCGGCGAAGACGTCGCGGCGGTTGGCGTATTCCTTGAGGATCGACAGCGCGTCGAGATGGCCGGTCGCCAATTGCAGCGCCACCAGCCCGGCGACGGCCCCGCCGACCGCCAGCCGGCCGACCGCCCCCAGTCCCATCCGCCGCGCCGCATCGACCGCCGTCAGCAGCCCCGCCGCCGCCATCACCCAGAAACCTGAGGCGAAGGAGGTGCGCGCCGCCGCCGATGCTCCCTGCGCCAGCACCGCCGCGTGATGGCCAGCCAGCCAGACCAGCCCGGCAGCGAACAGTCCCCCCGCCGCCACCGTCAGGCCGAGCCCGACGCGCGTCGGCCGCAGGAACGGCGTCGCCAGCAGGACCAGCCCCGGCAGCAGGACGGCCACGCCATCCAAGCCCTGCATCGCCGCCCACAGTGGCACCGGCCGGCCGGACAGCAGCCGGTTGGGCGCGAAGCCCAGAAACGGCAGCGCGACGGCGGCGACGGCGGTGGCCAGCGCCATCAGCAGGGCGACGCGGTTGTGAAGGGGAAGGCGGATGGTCACGTCACCGGCTTACTTCAGGAAGCCCTTGGACTTCAGGTACTCTGTGGCGACCTGCTTCTGGTCCTGTCCGTCCACCGAGATTTTGGCGTTCAGTCCCCGCAGCGTCTCGGCGTCCAGGCTGGCGAAGACCGGGTTCAACAGGTCGGCGATCTTCGGGTTCGCCGACAGCACCGATGCGCGGACGGTCGGCGCCGGCTCATACACCATCTGCGCGCCCTTGGTGTCGGCCAGCACCACGAGGTCCAGCGCGGCGATGGCCCCGTCGGTGCCGTAGACCATGGCGGTGTTGACGCCGGAGGTCTGCTCCGCCGCTGCACGGATGGTCGCCGCGGTGTCGCCGCCGGCCAGGATCAGCATCTGGTCGGGCTTCAAGGCGAAGCCGTAGGTCTGCTGGAAGGAGGGCAGGGCCGCCGGGCTTTCCACGAACTCGGCCGACGCGGCGACCTTCGCCTTGCCGCCGCCGGAGACCCATTTGGCGAAATCCTCCATCGTCTTCAGCGTGTTGGCATCGGCCACGTCGCGGCGGACGGCCAGCGCCCAGGTGTTGTTCGCGGGGGCCGGCTTCAGCCAGACGATGTTGTTCTTCTCCCGGTCCATCTGCCGGACCTTCTCATAGCCGGCGCCGGCACTCTTCCAGACCGGATCGCTGTCCACATTGAAGAAGAAGGCGCCGTTGCCGGTGTATTCGGGATAGACGTCGATCTCGCCCGACAGCAGCGCGCCGCGCACGATCTTGGTCGGGCCGAGCTGGATTTTGTTTTCCGTCGGGATGCCGTTGGCCTGCAGCATCTGCAGGATCATGGTGCCGAGCAGCCCGCTTTCCGCATCCAGCTTGGAGCCGACGCGGACCGCATCCGCCGCCTGCGCCGCTCCGGCGATCAGGCCCAGCGCCAGAGCCGCCGCGCCCATCACGGCACGGCCTCTGTTGAACAGATTGTACACCCCTGATCCTCCCCCCGATAAACTTGGGGGAAAGGATGGGTGACGGCCTCGCTCACGGCAAGACGCGCTTTCCGACTGTCCGGTCCCGGATATGAGATTCAGCATAATCCGGTGGGGAACCTTGGGTCAGCCGATGCTGTTGAACGGGAGATTCCGACAGGAGGATCCGATGTCCCAGGGCGACAAGGACAAATACACCGCCAAGCAGAGGCGCAAGGCGGAGCATATCGAGGACGGCTACGAAAAGCGCGGCGTCTCCCACGACGAGGCCGAGCGGCGCGCCTGGGCCACCGTCAACAAGCAGGACGGTGGGGGCAGGAAGGGCGGGTCGGGCGACAGCGCCTGACTTGCCGTCGCCCCGACCCGGCAAACGCGGTCACAGGCTTTCGATGAGTCCGTCGGTGGTGGTCACCTCGCAGAACTCGTAGCCGAGCGTGGCGACATGGACGGCATGGACCTGCTCGGCCGGGATGGTTCCGCCCCGGCCGTCCGGCAGATCGAAGCAATCGCAGGCATCGGTGACCAGCGTGATCGGCCAACCCAGATTCGCACCGGTGCGGACGGTGGTCGACACGCACATGTCGGTCGAGATGCCGAACACCACCACCCGTTCGATCTTCAGCCGGCGCAGCCGCAGATCCAGGTCGGTGCCGATGAAGGCCGAGTTGACGCTCTTGCTCACCAGCGCTTCACCATTGAGCGGCTCGAACCCCTCGCGGAAGCGGTTGCCCGGCTGTCCGGGGCGGAGAGTGGAGGCCGGCCCGGTCGAATCGTGACGCACATGGATGACCGGCCGGCCGCTGCGCCGCCAGGCATCGAGCAGGCGCAGCCCGTTGTGGTCGAGCGCGCGGTTCCAGCGCCGCGGCCATGACGGACCGTCGAAGGCGCATTGCATGTCCACCGGCAGAAGTGCGGAGGCAGCTGGAAGCAAGGTCATTGGATACTCCGTGGAAATCGTCCATGGTCCTTGGCTGTGAACTTCCGCCGAAAGGCTGCCGGATGCAGCCCGGCAAGATGCCGGCCGGCCGGCATTCCGCCGGTGGGAGCGGGTTTTGGGGACAGGGATGGACGATAAGGACCGGCTGCTGCTGGCGGCCTTGCGCAAGGATGCCCGCCGGACATTGGTGGCGTTGGCACGGGATATCGGGCTGTCGCGCAGCGCCACCCAGGAACGGTTGGACCGGTTGCTGAGATCGGGCGTGATCCGCGGTTTCACGACCGTCGAGGACGGGCCGGTGGCGGATGGCGTCGCCGCCTATTTCCTGCTGCGCCACGAGCCGGGCCACAGCTGCGCCCAGCTGGTTCCCAAGCTCAAGCGGATCCCCGGGATCGTCGCCATGGATGCCGTGGCCGGGGCCACCGATATGGTCATCCGGGCGGAAGCGCCCGACATCCGCGGCATCGAAGCGGTCCGCGCCGCCATTGCCGGAATGCCCGGCGTTGCCGAGGTGACGACGCAGATGGTGCTGGAACGGTTCGCGTAGATCGCGCGGCGAATCGCTCAGGCGCCGCGATAGGTCCAGACGCTTTCCAGCGCCGCCGCGTCGCGGTCGCGCAGCACGGCGACCTCCGCATGGGCCGGCGACAGGTCGCACACCGGGTCGGTCGCGTCGGCGCTGCCGGCCAGCGCCAGCGCCTGGCAGCGGCAGCCGCCCCAGTCCTCTTCCTTCTGGTCGCAGGATTGGCAGGGTTCCGGCATCCAGGCGGTGCCGCGGTAGCGGGTGAAGGCCGGGCCGTCGCGCCAGATATCGGACAGGCTGCGGTCGTGGACCGTCTCGAACTCCAGCCCCGGAATGGTCTCGGCGGCGTGGCAGGGTAGGACTCGGCCGCGCGGGGTGACATTCATGAAGCGCCGGGCCCAGCCGCCCATGCAGCTTTTCGGCCGGCGGGCGTAGTAATCGGGCACCACGTAATCGACAACGATCCGGCCAGCCAGTTCCGGCAGGCGCGCCCGTACCGCGGCGTCCATCGCCAGCAACTGGTCGCGCGACGGCATCAGCGCCGCCCGGTTGGCGAGCGCCCAGCCGTAATATTGGACGTTGGCGATCTCGATCCGCCCGGCGCCAAGCGCCATCGCCAGATCGATGACGTCGTTGACCCGGTCGATGTTGTGGCGATGCAGCACGGCATTGATGGTCAGCGCCAGACCTTGCGCCACCACTGCGCGCGCGACCTCCAGCTTCTTGACATGACCGCCCTTGTAGCCACCGACACGGTCGGCACCGGCGGCCTCGGCATCCTGCAGGCTGATCTGCACATGCTGGAGCCCGGCGCGCTGCAACCGCTCCAGCCGTGGCCGGTCGAGCAGGACGGCGGAGGTGATCAGGTTGCTGTAGAGCCCGATTTCCGTCGCGTGGGCGACCAGCTCCTCCAGATCCTTGCGGACGCAGGGCTCGCCGCCGGAGAAATGGACCTGAAGGGCGCCCGCATCGGCCGCCTCGTCCAGCACCCGCTTCCAGGTGGCGGTGTCCAACTCGGCGCTGGCGGAATCGAGCGCCACCGGGTTGGAGCAATAGGGGCAGCGCAGCGGGCAGCGGTGCGTCAGCTCCATCAGCACGGCGAAGGGCGGTGCCGGTTCGGCGGCCGACGCGGCGGCGAAGGCGGGCAGGGCGCAGCTCATTTGACGCACCTCCTGGGGCACTTCATGTGACGACATAGCCCTTGTTGCGCAGGTCGGTCAGCATCTCCAGCACGTCGGCGGCGACCTCCGCGCGCGGGGCGTCGTATTCCGCCGTCAGCCGGTCGATCCCGGCGGCGACGTCGGCGACCTCCGCCCCGACGCAGGCGCGCACCACCGCCAGCGCCATCTCGTCCAGCACCAGCAGCCGTTCGGGCGCCATCAGCATCCATTCGCCGCGGCGGCGGTCGTTGCGCAGCATGACGCCGGGGGCCAGCCGCAGCCGGTCGGCTTCGCCGATATGGGGAGAAACTGCGTTCACCGGCTGTACCGCGTCGGTTCCATGTCCTCCGGCACGAAGGCGCCGGGCGGGATCAGGTTCGGGGTGACATAGGCGTGGTGCAGAGCGTCCAGCTGGGCCCACAGCAGTTCCGTCTTGAACCGGAGCGCGCGCAGGCACCGGCGCTGCTGTTCGGCTGTGTGGGCATTGGTCAGCACATAATCCAGCCCGAACTCCACATCGCGCGGCGCCTCGTCCAGCCGCTTGCGGAAATAGGACAGGGTGCTGTCGTTGGCGAAGGCGTAATTGCGCTCGAAGCCGGCGATGCGTTCGCGGTGGATCGACGGCGCGAACAGCTCGGTCAGCGAGGACGCCACCGCCTCCAGCAGGGAATGGTCGCGGACGAAATTGACATAGGCGTCCACCGCGAAGCGGGTGGCGGGCAGAATGCCCTCCAGCGACTTCACATAATCGCGGTCCAGCCCCAGCCCATCGGTCAGCCGCAGCCAGCGCTCGATGCCGCCGACCTTGGTCTCGTCCGGTTCGCCGGCCTGGGTCAGCCCGTCATGGTCCAGCACCCGCTGCAGCCAGGCGCGGCGCAGCGCCGGGTCGTCCATCCGCGACATGATGGTCAGATCCTTGCGCGGGATCGACACCTGGTAATAGAAGCGGTTCAGCGCCCAGGCCTGGATCTGCCCCTTCTTCAGCCCGCCGCCGTGCAGAAGCTGATGGAACGGGTGGAGGTCGTGATACTGCCGCTCGCCGATGGCATAGAGGGCGGTTCGGAACTCCTCGCGGGACATCGGTGCGGCGGTGGGGTCAGTCATAGGGTCAGCTCCAGCCCGTCATGGGCGATGCGCCAGCCTGCCGCCTCGGCTTCCGCCCGTTCGGGCGAATCCTCCAGCAGGGCGGGGTTCGTGTTGTTGATGTGGATGTAGATCTTGCGGCCGACATTCAGCGGCGCGAAGGCCGCCATGCTGCCCGAAGGCCCTGACATCGGCATGTGCCCCATGCGCGCCGCCGTCTTCACGCCGGTGCCGCTGCGGATCATCTCGTCGTCGGTCCAGGTCGTGCCGTCGAACAGAACCAGCGGCGCACCCTGCAGCCGGTCGGCCAGCCAACCCGGCATGCCGGCGCAGCCGGGGATATAGAAGAAGCCGTCATTCGATCCGCCATTCGACCCGTCGGTCGGGCGGATGCGCAGCGCCACCGTGTCCTCGGCGACGGAGCCGAAGCCGGGACCGGCCGAGGCATCCTCCAGATAGAGCGCGACCTTGCCCGGCACGGCGAAGGCCTCCACCTCCAGCCCCAGCGGGCGGCCATCGGCCCCGGCGGGCTGGAACGGCTCGCCCAGCGCCATCGCCCGGCGGGCGACGAACTCCGGATTCAGCACGTTGAAGACGCTGTTGGCGGCCAGCACGCCATGGACGCGCGGGGTGGCGTAGACGGCGAAGGGATGGGATTCGCGAAGGGTCAGCAGGCCCGCGACATGGTCGATGTCGGCGTTGGTCAGCAGGGCCGCGGCGATCGGGTTGCCGCGCAAGGACCCCTTCGGGTGAAGCTGCGGGTTGGCGAGCAGCTGCGCGCCAAGGTCGGGCGAGGCGTTCAGCAGCAGCCAGCGCTCGCCATCGGCGGTCACCGCCAGCGACGATTGGGTGCGCGGCTTCGCCGCCGGGTCTCCGGTGCGGGCGCGGCGGCAACCCTCGCAGGCGCAGTTCCATTGCGGGAAACCCCCGCCGGCCGCCGAACCGAGGACGAGAATCTGCATCGCCACCGCCTTCACATCTTATCTGGAAACCGTCTTGCCGCGGCATTCTTGGTTGGATGCCGGGGAGGGGATGCCAGCATCCCGTCCCCGGCCCCGCATCGACCGGCTTAGAGACCGGCGCAGGCGTAGGCGTTGATCTCGGTGCCGACGGCGATCTCGGTGGTCTTCGGTTTGCGCCAGGTCTTCATTGCGTGATGCTCCTGTTTGCTGACTGCTGCCGACCAAGATGGTTGGCAAGGTGAAGAGTAGCGGTCCGGGGCGGCGGACCGCCATGCTACGATGGTGCAATCCGCCCCTTGTCTTTCGCCGCCGCCCGCAAGCGTGTCAGGGCGCGGACGGGTTGCGGACCGGCCCAGGCGGCGGGGGCGGCGGCGGGGGTGGAAGCGGATGAGCCTCCTCCGTTGGCAGACCGGCCTCCATCCAACCGTCGATGCCGGTCGGATACCAATGGACACGGGCATAACCAAGCAACACCGCACGCTTGGCTGCGTTCCATGACAACCAGCAATCGGACAGGCAGTAGAACAGTAGATCGCGGGTCCGGTCGCCGGCGGTCAGCCGCTCCAGTTGCGATTCGAACCAGGCCAGCGTGGCATCGTCGGGCGCGCCCATGCCGACATTGGGCAGCCACACGCTGCCGGGGATCTGGCGGTAGGGCTTGGATTGCAGCCAGGGGGCGCCGGGAAGCGTGCTGCGCTCCAGCCGCTGGACGAAGATCGGGATGACGCTGCCCTTCGACAGCAGGGACTGCACGGCCGGGGTGTCGACCGTTTCGCCCCCGGCGATGCCGTCAGGCGTGGGGGAACGGTAGTCGGACAGGCGGTAGCCATCGGGCTGGGAGATGCCGGCGGCGAGGGCGGGGGTGGTGAGAAGGGTGAGCGCGAGAAGGAGGGTGGTGAGTTTTGGGACGTTGTGCCCCCTCCCTAACCCTCCCCCGCACCGGCAGGGCCAGCGGCAGGTNAGGGGGAGGGGCGGGGTGGGGGCAAAGTCGAACCTCCCCTCACCGCCGCTCGGCCAGCACGCGGTTGGCGATCACCACCGCCTGGGTGCGGCTGTAGACCTTCAGCTTCTGCAGGATGGCTGAGACATGCGCCTTCACCGTCGTTTCGGTGATGCTGAGGTCGAAGGCGATCTCCTTGTTCAGCTTGCCGGTGCCGAGCAGCTCCAGCACCCGCAACTGCTGCGCGGTCAGGGTGGCGATGCGCCGCGCGATCTCCGCGGTTTCGGCATCCTCCGCCTCTCCGACGCCCTCGTCGCCGGCCTGCGGCGGGACGTAGAGCTCGCCGTT contains these protein-coding regions:
- a CDS encoding thiamine pyrophosphate-dependent dehydrogenase E1 component subunit alpha, with the protein product MSIHPLDPVQALERMMLIRAYEETLIDLHGRGRAAGTCTSVGQEAAAVGVVSALTADDLILTNHRSAGHLLARGADPGRMLAEVMGKRDGYCGGKSGSLHISAKDLGVVLTSTIVGGELALATGVGLSRRMLGKPGIVACFFGDGAATEGRFQESLNLAAVWTLPILYVCENNQWQAFVHRKETMLADGIAGHAAALGVESAVVDGNDPLAMFDAASAAIDSIRRTGKPFLLEAMTYRLRGHFEPDDQAYVDRTELSHWRDRDPILCLRTRLEREGRLDAEGIAAIESRVRATMEAATAFADASPYPGLDALTTDVYA
- a CDS encoding ABC transporter permease translates to MTVAGMAPREFLTDRLMLGLVALIALVLGMPSLKPLFATLYPALDRPLYEAESFVRLTLDHMALVGLSSLAAILLGGGAGIAVTRPWGREFRGLLETIATMGQTFPPVAVLALAVPVMGFGPEPALIALTLYALLPVVENTVAGLDGVSPAVLDSARGLGMGPAEVLFKVELPLAAPVILAGVRTAVIINVGTAAIASTVGAKTLGLPIIVGLNGSNQAYVIQGALIVAALAVVIDAGFDRLAGWLTRWSRR
- a CDS encoding ABC transporter ATP-binding protein, translated to MIDFERVSKRFGSWTAVDTVSFTVAEGEFRVLIGPSGSGKSTVLRMINRLIPADEGAIRIDGEDIASLKPEELRRRMGYVIQSVGLFPHWTVERNIATVPALLGWPKARIRDRVTELLELLNLDPRRYRSAYPHQLSGGQQQRVGVARALAAEPRILLMDEPFSALDPITRASLQTELSAIHRRTGTTVVFVTHDMDEALRLGDSIAVMDHGRLIQCAPPLEILTRPASPLVRDLVGREEWGLKRLAVETAGDRARPQERVGGEPLPSETPLHRALSEMVSRGAERLPVVDGDGRPAGVLHLSDLVRPAPDRAA
- a CDS encoding ABC transporter permease, with protein sequence MALATAVAAVALPFLGFAPNRLLSGRPVPLWAAMQGLDGVAVLLPGLVLLATPFLRPTRVGLGLTVAAGGLFAAGLVWLAGHHAAVLAQGASAAARTSFASGFWVMAAAGLLTAVDAARRMGLGAVGRLAVGGAVAGLVALQLATGHLDALSILKEYANRRDVFADAVLRHAALVAAALVPTLLVGIPLGVAAHRVEAVGRAVFPVLNIVQTVPSIALFGLLMAPLAALGALLPGSGISGVGPLPAVIALTLYSLLPIVRNTAVGLDGVPAPVREAARGMGLTPRQIFLRVDLPLALPVFLSGLRITVVQAVGLAAVAALIGAGGLGAIMFQGLFANALDLVLLGAVPVILLAVAADALLSIGIAAATSHNGLPPGRSAP
- a CDS encoding ABC transporter substrate-binding protein, coding for MGAAALALGLIAGAAQAADAVRVGSKLDAESGLLGTMILQMLQANGIPTENKIQLGPTKIVRGALLSGEIDVYPEYTGNGAFFFNVDSDPVWKSAGAGYEKVRQMDREKNNIVWLKPAPANNTWALAVRRDVADANTLKTMEDFAKWVSGGGKAKVAASAEFVESPAALPSFQQTYGFALKPDQMLILAGGDTAATIRAAAEQTSGVNTAMVYGTDGAIAALDLVVLADTKGAQMVYEPAPTVRASVLSANPKIADLLNPVFASLDAETLRGLNAKISVDGQDQKQVATEYLKSKGFLK
- a CDS encoding cysteine hydrolase family protein, with product MTLLPAASALLPVDMQCAFDGPSWPRRWNRALDHNGLRLLDAWRRSGRPVIHVRHDSTGPASTLRPGQPGNRFREGFEPLNGEALVSKSVNSAFIGTDLDLRLRRLKIERVVVFGISTDMCVSTTVRTGANLGWPITLVTDACDCFDLPDGRGGTIPAEQVHAVHVATLGYEFCEVTTTDGLIESL
- a CDS encoding Lrp/AsnC family transcriptional regulator, with protein sequence MDDKDRLLLAALRKDARRTLVALARDIGLSRSATQERLDRLLRSGVIRGFTTVEDGPVADGVAAYFLLRHEPGHSCAQLVPKLKRIPGIVAMDAVAGATDMVIRAEAPDIRGIEAVRAAIAGMPGVAEVTTQMVLERFA
- the pqqE gene encoding pyrroloquinoline quinone biosynthesis protein PqqE, with protein sequence MSCALPAFAAASAAEPAPPFAVLMELTHRCPLRCPYCSNPVALDSASAELDTATWKRVLDEAADAGALQVHFSGGEPCVRKDLEELVAHATEIGLYSNLITSAVLLDRPRLERLQRAGLQHVQISLQDAEAAGADRVGGYKGGHVKKLEVARAVVAQGLALTINAVLHRHNIDRVNDVIDLAMALGAGRIEIANVQYYGWALANRAALMPSRDQLLAMDAAVRARLPELAGRIVVDYVVPDYYARRPKSCMGGWARRFMNVTPRGRVLPCHAAETIPGLEFETVHDRSLSDIWRDGPAFTRYRGTAWMPEPCQSCDQKEEDWGGCRCQALALAGSADATDPVCDLSPAHAEVAVLRDRDAAALESVWTYRGA
- the pqqD gene encoding pyrroloquinoline quinone biosynthesis peptide chaperone PqqD; translation: MNAVSPHIGEADRLRLAPGVMLRNDRRRGEWMLMAPERLLVLDEMALAVVRACVGAEVADVAAGIDRLTAEYDAPRAEVAADVLEMLTDLRNKGYVVT
- the pqqC gene encoding pyrroloquinoline-quinone synthase PqqC; the encoded protein is MTDPTAAPMSREEFRTALYAIGERQYHDLHPFHQLLHGGGLKKGQIQAWALNRFYYQVSIPRKDLTIMSRMDDPALRRAWLQRVLDHDGLTQAGEPDETKVGGIERWLRLTDGLGLDRDYVKSLEGILPATRFAVDAYVNFVRDHSLLEAVASSLTELFAPSIHRERIAGFERNYAFANDSTLSYFRKRLDEAPRDVEFGLDYVLTNAHTAEQQRRCLRALRFKTELLWAQLDALHHAYVTPNLIPPGAFVPEDMEPTRYSR
- the pqqB gene encoding pyrroloquinoline quinone biosynthesis protein PqqB; the encoded protein is MQILVLGSAAGGGFPQWNCACEGCRRARTGDPAAKPRTQSSLAVTADGERWLLLNASPDLGAQLLANPQLHPKGSLRGNPIAAALLTNADIDHVAGLLTLRESHPFAVYATPRVHGVLAANSVFNVLNPEFVARRAMALGEPFQPAGADGRPLGLEVEAFAVPGKVALYLEDASAGPGFGSVAEDTVALRIRPTDGSNGGSNDGFFYIPGCAGMPGWLADRLQGAPLVLFDGTTWTDDEMIRSGTGVKTAARMGHMPMSGPSGSMAAFAPLNVGRKIYIHINNTNPALLEDSPERAEAEAAGWRIAHDGLELTL
- the pqqA gene encoding pyrroloquinoline quinone precursor peptide PqqA — protein: MKTWRKPKTTEIAVGTEINAYACAGL
- a CDS encoding rhodanese-like domain-containing protein; protein product: TCRWPCRCGGGLGRGHNVPKLTTLLLALTLLTTPALAAGISQPDGYRLSDYRSPTPDGIAGGETVDTPAVQSLLSKGSVIPIFVQRLERSTLPGAPWLQSKPYRQIPGSVWLPNVGMGAPDDATLAWFESQLERLTAGDRTRDLLFYCLSDCWLSWNAAKRAVLLGYARVHWYPTGIDGWMEAGLPTEEAHPLPPPPPPPPPGPVRNPSAP